The Anabaena sp. WA102 genome contains a region encoding:
- the recN gene encoding DNA repair protein RecN: protein MLLYLRIENFALIDHLELDFGVGLNVLTGETGAGKSIILDAIDAVLGGKVSSRVIRTGTNRAIVEATFSVTPPLAAWLSEQEIDLTDDHAVIISREIATTTSNIRSRSRVNGVLVNRPLMAGLRDSLVEITAQGQTVQVGQSAQVRDWLDLYGGDALLHKRQNVAAAFILYQQARQALEKRRTSERERLQQLDLLTYQVQELGAANLDDAQEMEQLNQERDRLNHVVDLQQMSYKVYQALYQDDQETRTAADLLADGEMTLTHMVEYDPQLQSLLELVRDAVAAVMEVGRQISIYGEGLEADPQRLEEVDERIRELKQICRKYGPTLTEAIAYYERIQTELAELNNSEQSIETLEQQEQLSLQALQQVSHQLTQLRRQTAANLESRLLAELKPLAMDKVKFQVEIVPISPAATGADKITFMFSPNPGEPIQPLTEIASGGEMSRFLLALKACFNQGNEVGTMIFDEIDVGVSGRVAQAIAEKLHQLSQGHQVLCVTHQPLVAAMADRHFRVDKLVINKARNSNDEQRTVVRVTSLDNLTTRREELAQLAGGKSANEAISFAESLLLQAANHREKGK from the coding sequence ATGCTGCTATATTTAAGAATTGAAAATTTTGCCTTAATTGATCATCTGGAATTGGATTTTGGTGTAGGTTTAAATGTATTAACAGGGGAAACCGGCGCAGGAAAATCAATCATATTAGATGCCATTGATGCCGTTTTGGGTGGTAAAGTCTCTAGTCGGGTGATTAGAACTGGCACAAATCGCGCTATCGTGGAGGCGACTTTTAGCGTTACTCCGCCCCTAGCAGCTTGGTTGAGTGAACAAGAAATTGATTTAACCGATGATCATGCTGTGATTATTAGTCGGGAAATTGCCACCACTACTAGTAATATCCGCAGTAGATCAAGAGTAAATGGAGTGCTGGTAAATCGCCCCTTAATGGCAGGATTACGAGACAGTTTAGTAGAAATTACAGCACAAGGACAAACGGTACAGGTGGGACAATCTGCCCAAGTTCGAGATTGGTTAGATTTATATGGTGGTGATGCTTTATTGCACAAACGCCAAAATGTTGCCGCTGCTTTTATTCTATATCAACAAGCCCGGCAAGCACTGGAAAAACGCCGGACATCAGAACGGGAACGGCTGCAACAATTGGATTTACTCACCTATCAAGTGCAAGAATTGGGTGCGGCTAATCTTGATGATGCCCAGGAAATGGAACAATTAAATCAAGAACGGGACCGCCTCAATCATGTTGTGGATTTACAACAAATGAGTTACAAAGTTTATCAGGCTTTGTATCAAGATGATCAGGAAACTCGCACTGCTGCTGATTTATTAGCCGATGGAGAGATGACATTAACTCACATGGTGGAGTATGATCCTCAATTACAATCTCTCTTGGAATTGGTGCGAGATGCAGTGGCAGCGGTAATGGAAGTGGGGAGACAAATTAGTATTTATGGAGAAGGGTTAGAAGCAGATCCGCAACGGTTGGAAGAGGTGGATGAACGGATACGGGAATTAAAACAAATTTGTCGCAAATATGGACCTACTTTAACGGAAGCGATCGCTTATTATGAACGTATTCAAACTGAATTAGCTGAATTAAATAATAGCGAACAATCTATCGAAACTTTAGAACAACAAGAACAATTATCTTTACAAGCACTCCAGCAAGTTAGCCACCAATTAACCCAATTACGTCGTCAAACTGCGGCTAATTTAGAATCTCGGTTATTAGCTGAACTCAAGCCGTTAGCAATGGATAAGGTGAAATTTCAAGTAGAAATCGTCCCCATTTCTCCCGCAGCTACAGGTGCAGATAAAATTACCTTTATGTTTAGTCCTAACCCCGGTGAACCTATCCAACCATTAACAGAAATTGCTTCTGGTGGAGAAATGAGCCGTTTCTTACTAGCTTTAAAAGCTTGTTTTAATCAAGGAAATGAAGTAGGAACAATGATATTTGATGAAATTGATGTGGGGGTTTCTGGTAGGGTTGCCCAAGCCATAGCAGAGAAATTGCACCAACTTAGTCAAGGACATCAAGTATTATGTGTAACTCATCAGCCTCTAGTTGCAGCAATGGCAGATCGTCATTTTCGCGTTGATAAATTAGTGATTAATAAAGCTAGAAATAGTAATGATGAACAGCGGACTGTGGTGAGAGTGACAAGTTTGGATAATTTAACTACCCGACGGGAAGAATTAGCACAGTTAGCCGGTGGTAAATCAGCAAATGAAGCAATTTCTTTTGCTGAATCTTTATTATTACAAGCTGCTAATCATCGGGAAAAGGGAAAATAG
- a CDS encoding peptidase domain-containing ABC transporter, translating into MGYSLTAEEFYHYLPELQSINPKVGKFWTGKNVEPGIYIIITGKVRLLDDNEELITTLESGESFSEFTLFPQSKFEPYAARASANLQLCFLPEKLLLPLIAKYPQIREHLWEKAYSLLRNTDYTPIKPSSPENDNSDSTPYLTSESKISKAYFPSPRQRVGHLWQKVMGRYPFFAQQSGSDCGAACLVMVSRYWGKRFSVNRLRDIANVDRNGASLRGLLTAAESLGFATRPVKASLKQLGKQKLPAIVHWEGKHYIVVYEITAKYVIVADPAIGQRTLTHEEFNNDWTGYTLLLQPTAMLKETKETSTPFWQFFELIKPHSVVMLEVFIASIFIQIFGLITPLFTQLILDRVVVQRSELTLTAVGIGLLIFSLFRVAMTGLRQYLLDHIANRIDLALIVGFIRHTLRLPLSFFETRYVGDIISRVQENRKIQRFLSGEALSILLDLFTVFIYVGLMFWYSWKMALLALIIVPPFALLALIATPFLQRISREIFNAVAKESSYLIEALTGVRTVKATAVEQTVRWHWEELLNKEIKTNFSGQVIGNNLQIFSNTIEAVATTALLWFGAYLVIHNQLTVGQLVAFNMLLGNIIRPFQRLIVLWNQLQEVVIAVERINDVLDTEPEEDLQNQSRQNLPAIQGHIRFENVTFRYHPESDINILENLSFEIKPGQMVALVGRSGSGKTTISKLVFGLYPPTDGKVLIDGQDITSLSLRSFRQQIGVVDQDTFLFGGTIRENISLGHPGIPLSEVIAAAKMAGADEFIKKLPMGYESQIGEGGGLLSGGQRQRIAIARALLGNPKLLVLDEATSHLDTESERIIQQNFNTILKGKTTLVIAHRLSTVRNADLILVLDRGVLIESGTHEELMAKKGHYFYLNQQQLQTIT; encoded by the coding sequence TTGGGGTATTCACTAACCGCAGAAGAATTTTATCACTATCTTCCCGAACTTCAATCTATCAACCCTAAAGTCGGCAAATTCTGGACAGGAAAGAATGTTGAACCGGGCATTTACATTATCATTACGGGCAAAGTCAGACTATTAGATGATAACGAGGAATTAATTACTACTCTAGAATCTGGAGAATCTTTCAGTGAATTTACTTTGTTTCCCCAATCTAAATTTGAGCCTTATGCAGCCAGAGCTTCAGCAAATTTACAGTTATGCTTCTTGCCAGAAAAGTTACTATTGCCATTAATAGCCAAGTATCCCCAAATTCGAGAACATTTATGGGAGAAAGCATACTCACTCCTGAGAAACACAGATTATACACCCATAAAACCAAGCTCTCCAGAGAACGACAATTCAGATTCAACCCCCTATTTGACCTCAGAATCAAAAATTAGTAAAGCCTATTTTCCCAGTCCCAGACAACGGGTGGGGCATTTATGGCAAAAGGTAATGGGGCGCTATCCATTCTTTGCTCAACAAAGTGGTTCTGACTGCGGGGCAGCTTGTCTAGTCATGGTGTCCCGGTATTGGGGGAAACGTTTTAGTGTAAATCGCTTGCGTGATATTGCCAATGTAGACCGCAATGGTGCATCCTTGCGGGGGTTATTAACAGCAGCAGAAAGTCTAGGTTTTGCCACTAGACCTGTCAAAGCTAGTTTAAAGCAGTTAGGAAAGCAAAAATTACCTGCTATTGTTCACTGGGAAGGCAAACATTACATAGTGGTCTACGAAATTACCGCTAAATATGTAATTGTGGCGGACCCTGCTATTGGTCAACGCACCCTCACTCATGAGGAATTTAACAACGACTGGACTGGTTATACATTGTTGTTACAACCGACAGCAATGCTCAAAGAAACGAAAGAGACATCTACACCTTTTTGGCAATTTTTTGAGTTAATAAAACCCCATTCTGTAGTCATGTTGGAAGTATTTATCGCTTCCATATTCATCCAGATATTTGGCTTAATTACCCCCTTATTTACCCAATTAATTTTAGATCGGGTAGTGGTACAACGGTCAGAACTGACCCTGACAGCAGTAGGAATAGGATTGTTGATTTTTAGCCTTTTTCGGGTGGCTATGACTGGTTTAAGGCAATATCTTTTAGATCATATAGCTAATCGGATAGATTTAGCATTAATTGTCGGTTTTATTCGTCATACATTGCGTTTACCCCTGAGTTTTTTCGAGACTCGTTATGTGGGGGATATTATTTCTCGCGTGCAGGAAAACCGCAAAATTCAACGCTTTTTATCGGGTGAAGCATTATCAATTCTCCTAGATTTATTCACTGTCTTTATCTATGTAGGCTTGATGTTTTGGTACAGTTGGAAAATGGCATTATTAGCTTTAATAATTGTCCCACCCTTTGCCTTATTAGCCTTAATTGCCACACCCTTTTTACAAAGGATTTCCAGAGAAATATTCAATGCAGTTGCCAAGGAAAGTAGTTATTTAATAGAAGCTTTAACTGGTGTGAGAACTGTCAAAGCTACAGCAGTAGAACAAACAGTAAGATGGCATTGGGAAGAGTTATTAAATAAAGAGATAAAAACCAACTTTTCCGGGCAAGTTATCGGCAATAATTTACAAATTTTCAGTAACACAATTGAAGCAGTAGCTACCACAGCTTTATTATGGTTTGGGGCATATTTGGTAATTCATAATCAGTTAACTGTGGGACAACTAGTAGCATTTAATATGCTGCTGGGTAATATTATTCGCCCCTTCCAACGGTTAATTGTCTTATGGAATCAATTGCAAGAAGTTGTGATTGCAGTCGAAAGAATTAACGATGTTTTAGACACAGAACCAGAAGAGGATTTACAAAATCAATCACGGCAGAATTTACCAGCAATTCAGGGGCATATTCGCTTTGAAAACGTCACATTTCGCTATCATCCAGAAAGCGATATTAATATATTAGAAAACCTCAGTTTTGAAATCAAACCCGGACAAATGGTAGCTTTAGTGGGACGCAGTGGCTCAGGAAAAACCACCATTTCTAAATTAGTTTTCGGCTTGTATCCCCCCACAGATGGTAAAGTTTTAATTGATGGACAAGATATTACTAGTCTTTCCTTGCGTTCTTTTCGACAACAAATTGGTGTAGTTGACCAAGACACATTTTTATTTGGTGGAACAATTCGAGAAAATATCAGTTTAGGACATCCAGGAATACCTTTATCAGAAGTAATTGCCGCAGCAAAAATGGCTGGTGCTGATGAATTTATCAAAAAATTACCCATGGGTTATGAAAGCCAAATTGGTGAAGGTGGAGGTTTATTATCTGGTGGACAAAGACAGAGAATAGCCATTGCTAGAGCATTATTAGGTAATCCGAAATTATTGGTTTTAGATGAGGCAACTTCTCACCTAGATACCGAATCAGAAAGGATAATTCAACAGAATTTTAACACAATTCTCAAAGGAAAAACTACTTTAGTAATTGCTCATCGTCTTTCCACTGTGCGAAATGCTGATTTAATTTTGGTACTAGATAGAGGTGTGTTAATTGAAAGTGGTACTCATGAGGAATTAATGGCTAAAAAAGGACATTATTTCTATCTAAATCAACAGCAATTGCAAACAATAACGTAG
- a CDS encoding WD40 repeat domain-containing protein: protein MNNRQLLEVSEYVCLFGIISIGIVATVTQQVVYAVIPLSLSVALNLVNRPKFNYSQSQIEQLQTSLQNIPEEFYQVEKTMNTSNQRLEQIEDWRQQLSQIIDQTIESAINERLGKLEVYKQEISQVIDQEVQISMQIVNNRLQQLDISLESLNSTVDKDEYLRNIAELKTELSQINQQLQVFNSRFAEIETSIKNGNESNQQQLAELRDSQENQSQEFTQIHQQIEVVNSRFAEIDNSTQKLHQTILEQNQSIGEIKETQKSEISKNNDILDSINQRLTDGLTELDSLFTALVQPLQVENKSNSQTNSIPETASQEREGIPTINKLDSISNSINKSLKTLDVLTELNTWFNPSQLANESSIKESDNYQETLEVIPTTSSSNDNTEKLVFIGTLKGHKNKVLSVAFSPDGRFLASGSDDTIIKLWDLATQQHRTFEGHGEYSWSRGINSLAFSPDGKFLVSGSDDTIIKLWDVNLGIEVFTFTGHEERVNAVSFSPLGKILASGSKDKTVKMWSLKTGKEIYSFKSHTDDVLSVTFSPDGKLLASSAGGNDKSIKILQLAENKVKTLTGHSDWFGGITSLAFSPDGKTLISGSQDKTIKLWNLETSQEVKTLSGHSDHICSVAYSPNGQNFASASKDKTVKLWSVASGEEISSVKCTDSVIYSIAFSPDGKILAAGSGDTTITLFPIA, encoded by the coding sequence ATGAATAATCGTCAGTTGCTAGAAGTTAGCGAGTATGTATGTTTGTTTGGGATTATCAGTATTGGAATAGTAGCGACAGTGACGCAACAGGTGGTTTATGCGGTTATTCCCCTGAGTTTAAGTGTAGCTTTAAATTTAGTTAATCGTCCTAAGTTTAATTATTCCCAATCACAAATTGAGCAATTACAAACAAGTTTGCAAAATATCCCTGAAGAATTTTACCAAGTTGAAAAAACCATGAATACCTCTAATCAACGTTTAGAACAAATCGAAGATTGGAGACAACAACTCAGCCAAATTATTGACCAAACTATTGAAAGTGCTATTAATGAACGTTTGGGAAAACTTGAAGTTTACAAACAGGAAATTAGTCAAGTTATTGACCAGGAAGTTCAAATATCAATGCAAATTGTCAATAATCGGTTACAGCAATTAGATATTTCTCTAGAAAGTTTAAATTCTACTGTTGATAAAGATGAATATTTGAGAAATATTGCAGAATTGAAAACTGAATTATCACAAATTAATCAACAGCTACAAGTCTTTAATTCTCGATTTGCAGAAATTGAAACTTCTATCAAAAATGGCAATGAAAGCAATCAACAGCAATTAGCAGAATTACGTGACAGTCAAGAAAATCAAAGTCAGGAATTTACTCAGATTCATCAACAAATCGAAGTTGTTAATTCTCGATTTGCAGAAATTGATAATTCAACCCAGAAATTGCATCAGACAATTTTAGAACAAAACCAATCAATAGGTGAGATTAAAGAAACTCAAAAAAGTGAAATTTCCAAAAATAATGACATCCTTGATTCTATTAACCAACGGTTGACAGATGGATTAACAGAATTAGATAGTTTATTCACAGCTTTGGTACAACCGTTACAGGTTGAAAATAAATCAAATTCGCAAACAAATTCAATACCGGAAACAGCAAGTCAAGAAAGAGAAGGAATTCCCACAATTAATAAATTAGATTCTATTAGCAATTCTATTAACAAATCGTTGAAAACATTAGATGTATTGACGGAATTAAATACTTGGTTTAACCCGTCACAGTTAGCAAATGAATCAAGTATAAAAGAATCAGATAATTATCAAGAAACACTAGAAGTAATTCCTACCACATCTTCATCAAATGACAATACCGAAAAATTAGTATTTATTGGTACTCTTAAAGGACATAAAAATAAAGTTCTCTCTGTCGCTTTTAGTCCAGATGGGAGATTTTTAGCAAGTGGTAGTGATGATACAATAATTAAATTGTGGGATTTAGCAACTCAGCAACATCGCACCTTTGAAGGACATGGGGAATATTCTTGGTCTAGAGGGATTAATTCTCTAGCTTTTAGTCCAGATGGTAAATTTTTAGTAAGTGGCAGTGATGATACAATAATTAAATTATGGGATGTAAATCTAGGAATAGAAGTTTTCACTTTTACAGGACATGAAGAAAGAGTTAATGCTGTCTCATTTAGTCCCTTGGGAAAAATTTTAGCAAGTGGGAGTAAGGACAAAACAGTTAAAATGTGGTCATTAAAAACAGGAAAAGAAATTTACTCTTTCAAAAGTCATACCGATGATGTTTTATCTGTAACTTTTAGTCCCGACGGTAAACTATTAGCTAGTAGTGCAGGTGGTAATGATAAAAGTATCAAGATTTTACAATTAGCTGAAAATAAAGTGAAAACATTAACAGGACATTCTGATTGGTTTGGAGGGATTACTTCTCTAGCATTTAGTCCCGACGGAAAAACTTTAATTAGTGGTAGTCAAGACAAAACTATTAAACTTTGGAATCTAGAAACTAGTCAAGAAGTTAAAACTTTATCAGGACATTCTGATCATATTTGTTCCGTTGCATATAGTCCCAATGGACAAAATTTTGCGAGCGCTAGTAAAGATAAAACAGTGAAATTATGGTCAGTCGCTAGTGGAGAAGAAATTTCTAGTGTCAAATGTACTGATTCTGTAATTTACTCAATTGCTTTCAGTCCAGATGGTAAAATATTAGCTGCTGGAAGTGGAGATACAACCATTACTCTGTTTCCCATAGCATAA
- a CDS encoding helix-turn-helix domain-containing protein, whose amino-acid sequence MLADQGITQAEICEILGCCPATARHWIHIARQGIAHQWQDCPIGRPKLVSNEYLQRLKELLCSNPRNYGHGSQHWTLNWLQKHLCEEFGFEVSDRHFKRLLKQMGLSTRPKPSHDGQNSPKSATEPKISIADLKKANTTDSSEIIPINFHKAVKDSDIYGAQYIRSISISATNQQYIGVFTNRRRILSLSSRTSIYQP is encoded by the coding sequence TTGTTAGCGGACCAAGGGATAACTCAAGCAGAAATTTGTGAAATTTTGGGGTGTTGTCCCGCAACCGCTAGACATTGGATACACATAGCTCGTCAGGGAATAGCGCATCAATGGCAAGATTGTCCGATTGGTCGCCCTAAATTAGTTAGTAATGAATATTTACAACGATTAAAAGAATTATTATGCAGTAATCCTCGTAATTATGGTCATGGTTCTCAACACTGGACATTAAATTGGTTACAGAAACATCTATGCGAAGAATTTGGCTTTGAAGTGAGCGATCGCCACTTTAAGCGACTTCTCAAACAAATGGGCTTATCCACTCGACCGAAACCCAGTCATGATGGACAAAATAGCCCAAAATCAGCTACAGAACCCAAAATATCAATTGCTGACCTCAAAAAAGCAAATACCACCGATTCCTCGGAAATTATACCTATTAATTTTCACAAAGCAGTAAAGGATTCAGACATTTATGGCGCACAATATATCCGCTCAATTAGTATCTCTGCAACAAATCAACAATACATTGGGGTATTCACTAACCGCAGAAGAATTTTATCACTATCTTCCCGAACTTCAATCTATCAACCCTAA
- a CDS encoding IS4 family transposase translates to MLPQSYQTIFRKHLSEQQYLTLEILLLLIQAHRQVKLSKLASLFPQPIKYESRKRNLQRFLGIGKLCVKLLWFPLIKYWIRQSLTPKQLNREQRRYFHKKQYQKYGYWMVALDRTQWKGRNIFMVTLVWGTHALPLYWETLNHVGNSNLQTQKRLIKTAIKLLKKCRIVVLADREFHSPKLAKWLDEQGVYFALRQKKNLYFQEKPEQEYQVLKNQGFKPGMSRFYEKVKCGKGDELGLFNIAVYWKRKYRNSGPKEPWYILTNLPTLQQTLCLYRCRWGIEQFFKDCKTGGYNLEDTKVNETRFLALVLLIVIAYSLATMHGQRMKKLGIETYAGRIQQHQDKYPRQSDFSFALYGQLWIYGMELWADLALNLINLKPHKRLFFQRGFQALSLMKQAL, encoded by the coding sequence ATGTTACCACAATCATATCAAACAATTTTCCGAAAGCATTTGAGTGAACAGCAGTATTTGACACTAGAGATATTGTTGTTATTAATACAGGCTCATCGCCAAGTAAAACTGTCAAAATTGGCCAGCTTGTTTCCCCAACCAATTAAATATGAAAGCAGGAAACGTAATCTACAAAGATTTTTAGGAATAGGTAAACTCTGCGTAAAATTATTATGGTTTCCATTGATAAAATATTGGATTAGACAATCGTTAACACCAAAACAACTGAATCGAGAACAGCGCCGTTATTTTCATAAAAAACAGTATCAAAAATATGGTTATTGGATGGTAGCACTGGATAGAACACAGTGGAAGGGGCGAAATATATTTATGGTGACATTGGTATGGGGTACTCATGCCCTACCACTATATTGGGAAACATTAAATCATGTCGGAAATAGTAATTTACAAACACAGAAAAGATTAATAAAGACAGCAATAAAGTTGTTAAAAAAATGTCGAATTGTGGTGTTAGCAGACAGAGAATTTCATAGTCCAAAACTGGCTAAATGGCTTGATGAGCAAGGAGTTTACTTCGCTTTACGCCAGAAGAAAAACCTTTATTTTCAAGAAAAACCTGAACAAGAATATCAAGTTCTTAAAAATCAAGGATTTAAGCCAGGAATGTCGAGATTTTATGAAAAAGTTAAATGTGGTAAAGGGGATGAATTAGGCTTATTTAATATCGCTGTTTATTGGAAGAGAAAATATCGGAACTCTGGACCAAAAGAACCTTGGTATATCTTGACGAATCTACCAACTCTCCAACAAACTTTATGCCTCTATAGATGTCGATGGGGAATTGAGCAATTCTTTAAGGATTGTAAAACTGGTGGTTATAATTTAGAGGATACTAAAGTAAATGAAACTCGCTTTTTAGCTTTAGTATTATTGATTGTCATTGCTTATAGTTTAGCCACTATGCACGGTCAACGGATGAAAAAATTAGGTATAGAGACTTATGCCGGACGTATTCAACAACATCAGGACAAGTACCCACGTCAAAGTGATTTTAGCTTTGCTCTCTACGGACAACTATGGATTTATGGTATGGAATTATGGGCTGATTTAGCTCTGAATTTAATCAATCTCAAGCCTCATAAACGCCTCTTTTTTCAACGGGGCTTTCAGGCTCTATCCCTTATGAAACAAGCTCTTTAG